In Mustela nigripes isolate SB6536 chromosome 12, MUSNIG.SB6536, whole genome shotgun sequence, one DNA window encodes the following:
- the ANKRA2 gene encoding ankyrin repeat family A protein 2, whose amino-acid sequence MATSANLDIGAQLIVEECPNSYSLAGMPDIKIEHQLDSNSEEGSAQGVAMGMKFILPNRFDMNVCSRFVKSLNEEDSKNIQDQVNSDLEVASVLFKAECNIHTSPSPGIQVRHVYTPSTTKHFSPIKQSTTLTNKHRGNEVSTTPLLANSLSVHQLAAQGEMLYLATRIEQENVINHTDEEGFTPLMWAAAHGQIAVVEFLLQNGADPQLLGKGRESALSLACSKGYTDIVKMLLDCGVDVNEYDWNGGTPLLYAVHGNHVKCVKMLLENGADPTIETDSGYNSMDLAVALGYRSVQQVIESHLLKLLQNIKE is encoded by the exons ATGGCTACATCAGCAAATCTGGATATTGGAGCCCAGCTGATAGTGGAAGAGTGCCCCAACAGTTACAGTCTAGCTGGCATGCCAGACATTAAAATAGAACATCAGCTGGACTCAAATTCAGAAGAAGGATCCGCTCAGGGTGTTGCCATGGGAATGAAATTCATATTACCTAACCGATTTGATATGAACGTGTGTTCTCGATTTGTGAAGTCCTTAAATGAAGAGGATAGTAAAAACATTCAAGATCAGGTTAACTCTGACCTGGAAGTGGCATCTGTCCTATTTAAAG ctgAATGCAATATCCATACATCTCCTTCCCCGGGAATTCAAGTAAGACATGTCTATACTCCCTCTACAACAAAGCACTTCTCACCAATTAAACAGTCAACTACTTTGACCAACAAACACAGAGGAAATGAGGTCTCAACCACACCTCTATTAGCAAATT ctttatctgttcatcagttggcTGCTCAGGGAGAGATGCTCTACCTAGCTACTCGGATTGAACAAG aaaatgttatCAATCACACAGATGAAGAAGGATTTACTCCTTTGATGTGGGCTGCAGCACACGGGCAAATAGCTGTGGTAGAGTTTCTACTTCAAAAT GGTGCTGATCCCCAGCTTTTAGGAAAAGGTCGAGAAAGTGCACTCTCATTGGCCTGTAGTAAAGGCTACACAGATATTGTCAAAATGCTGCTTGATTGTGGAGTTGATGTAAATGAATATGATTGG AATGGAGGGACACCTTTGCTTTATGCTGTACATGGAAATCATGTTAAATGTGTAAAAATGCTCTTAG AAAATGGAGCTGACCCAACCATTGAAACTGACTCTGGGTATAATTCTATGGATTTAGCTGTAGCCTTGGGCTATAGAAGtg TTCAACAGGTCATTGAGTCACATTTACTGAAGCTGCTTCAGAATATCAAGGAATAG